CCTGCTGGTCGGCTATCGCTACGGCTATCTCAACGATCAGATTCGCATTCGCGAACGGGAAACCTCGATCGATGACGACAGCGGTATTCCAGAAGGAACCACTATCGCCATCACCGACCGCTTCGAATCGACCAACAACTTCAACGGCCTGATGCTGGGCATGAATTTCCAGCGGCAAACCTTCCTCGGCTGTGCCGACCTGTGGTTCAAGTCATCGCTTGGCAACACGCGGTTACAGTCGACAATCTCTGGTTCAACCGTAGTGACCGCCGACGGCCAAACGGACACCAACAACTTCGGCTTCCTGGCGTTGCCGACCAACATCGGCAATCGCCGCACCGACGAGTTCTCGGCGATTAACGAACTGGGTGTGCGGTTGAATCGCGACATCGGCTGCTGGCGAGCCTCGATTGGTTACAACGTGTTGCTCTGGAGCAGCGTGCAACGTGCTGGCGATCTGATCGATACCGAAGTCAACACTTCGCAGTTGCCCCCTGGTCCCCTCAGCGGCTCGCCTCACCCGCGCTATCACGAAAACAAGGGTACCTTCTGGGCTCAAGGTTTGACCTTCGGCCTCGAACGCAGCTTCTGAGGCGAGTTTGATAGCTGGCGGAAGCAGAGCTTCCGAGCATTATCGCAGTTCCAAATCGACCAGTGTCCCATCGAGCGGTTTGGTCGAGACTCCCGCTTTCACTCGGTATTCAGCAACCGGCGAGCGGAGGCGGAACATCTTCAGGAGTGCGCCGACGACGAGCGCGACTTCGAGCTGCCCGAGATGCTTGCCAGGGCAAACGCGGGGGCCGTGACCAAAGCCGAAGTGGAGCACGTCCTTCGAGGCCCGGCCCGCGGCGGCGAGATGCTCCCAACGCTCCGGAGCAAAGTCGACGGCCGGATAGCCCGCGACTGCTGTTCCCCAGTGATCTTCGTGACGATTAGCGTGCCACACGTCGAGCAACACGTGCGTCCCCTGTGGAATGAACATCTTCCGTCCGTCCGCCGTATCGACCCAGGTATCGACCGTTGCCTGCCGCGGCAGAAAGTATAGCGAGGGAGTCAGCCGCAACGTCTCGTCGAGGACTCGCCCCAAATACTTCGCGGCGTCGAGATGCTCGGGAGAGTAGTCTTCGAGCGACTTCACTTCCTCCCACACCTTCTCTTGGGCTGCCGGATGTCGTGCCAGGTGAGCCACGGCCCAACTGGCATAGGAAGTTGTCGCTTCCAAGGCACCAGCGAGAAAGACTTTCAGATTGCTCCGCAGAGCCTCATTGGGAACATCCGACTTGAACTGCTTCCACAGGCCTTTTCCCTCGTTGCGGGCAGCCAGCACGTGGTCAGTGAGTGCCTCGAAGCAGGCGAAATCTCGCTTTGTTTGTGCCATGCCGCGCGTCAAGCTCGGTAACTTCCAGACGGGAATGCCGAGCTTGTTCTTAACCGTATCTCCCACGATGTGCTCGATCACGCGTTCGAGTCCCGGGACGTAGCAGTTACGGATTTCGTCGTATGACAATGTTGTGCCGAAGAAGCTATTCGTAAGCATCTCGAGCATCACCGCTTTGATCTCCGGTTCAAGCGGAATGCGGACTGATTTCTCGCCGCTGCTAAGCAGGTGTTGCCGCAGCACTTCGAGCCGTTTCAGGACAGTGTGCCGAAAGGTCTCGGCAAACTCGTGAAACATTTCGGGTTGGAAGAGTGTGGTCTTGCCGAACGGTGACGCAGCCAGTTTGCGCTGTGACTTCCAGATCGCGCCATTCGAATAGAGGAGTGTGTCGTTGCCCGTGGCGCGGGCAATTCCCGTAGAAGGGAGCGTATCGCGATCGAACTGGCCCGGCTTATCACCCGTTTCCGTCGTGATCGCGCGGATGATTTGCGGATCACGCGTTACGAGGATCGGGGCAAAACCTGGCACGTCGAGAAAGCGATTGTGCTGGCCACCACCAGTTTCGTTTTCCGAGTTCCAAAAATAGCTTTCTAGAATCTCAATTGGCCGGTCGTAGTTCCAAGGATGCGGGAACGGAAACGTCCCGCGCCCCGAGCCAAAGTGAATGAGTTTCACTCGCGAGGGGAGACAATCTCCGCGGAACGGATTGCGGCCGAGCAATTGTCCAGGCAAGCGAGTCAGGCATCTTACAAGGTTGGCAAACATGAGGCAGGTTCATTTTCGGAGAGGTCGGCGACAATCTTGAGGAACTGCTGGCGAAGAGCTAGTTTGGTTCTGAGCAAGTACCATACGCCAGTTTATTCAAGCGGAGAAGCAGCACGATGTCGTTTCAGGTACTGCAGACGATTCCCATCTTGCGAATCTTTAGCGTCGAGAAAGCGCGGGAGTTTTATCTCGACTTTCTGGGCTTCGCGGTCGACTGGGAACATCGCTTCGACGAACGTGCGCCGATCTACCTGCAGATTTCGCGCGCGGGCTGCGTACTGCATCTCTCGGAGCATCATGACGATTGTTGTCCCGGTTCGACTGTCTTTATTCGGGTTGCGGGACTGGAGGAGTATCATCGTGAGATCACGGGCAAGAACTACGGCTACATGCGTCCGGGCATCGCGAAAACGTTCCATCAGTCAAAGGGAATGGAGGTGATCGACCCGTTTGGAAATCGCCTGCGGTTCGACGAATCGATGGTGTCAGGTAGTTGAAGATGCCAGCGTGCTAATCGGTGGCCCCAGCGCAGTCAGCGGCATTCGCCGCTTGGCTCTTAATCCAGCGAACCAACTGCGGATGCCATTGTCTGTTGATTGGTAAGAGCGATCGAAGTTCATCGAGCGCCTTGCCATCAATGGTCGCTACTCCGATGTTTATTCGCTTTGTTGCTGCTGCCGAGACGGACGATCCGTGGTGGGCCGATGGTGTCAT
Above is a window of Anatilimnocola aggregata DNA encoding:
- a CDS encoding cytochrome P450 → MFANLVRCLTRLPGQLLGRNPFRGDCLPSRVKLIHFGSGRGTFPFPHPWNYDRPIEILESYFWNSENETGGGQHNRFLDVPGFAPILVTRDPQIIRAITTETGDKPGQFDRDTLPSTGIARATGNDTLLYSNGAIWKSQRKLAASPFGKTTLFQPEMFHEFAETFRHTVLKRLEVLRQHLLSSGEKSVRIPLEPEIKAVMLEMLTNSFFGTTLSYDEIRNCYVPGLERVIEHIVGDTVKNKLGIPVWKLPSLTRGMAQTKRDFACFEALTDHVLAARNEGKGLWKQFKSDVPNEALRSNLKVFLAGALEATTSYASWAVAHLARHPAAQEKVWEEVKSLEDYSPEHLDAAKYLGRVLDETLRLTPSLYFLPRQATVDTWVDTADGRKMFIPQGTHVLLDVWHANRHEDHWGTAVAGYPAVDFAPERWEHLAAAGRASKDVLHFGFGHGPRVCPGKHLGQLEVALVVGALLKMFRLRSPVAEYRVKAGVSTKPLDGTLVDLELR
- a CDS encoding glyoxalase superfamily protein; its protein translation is MSFQVLQTIPILRIFSVEKAREFYLDFLGFAVDWEHRFDERAPIYLQISRAGCVLHLSEHHDDCCPGSTVFIRVAGLEEYHREITGKNYGYMRPGIAKTFHQSKGMEVIDPFGNRLRFDESMVSGS